The Achromobacter pestifer genome includes a region encoding these proteins:
- the uca gene encoding urea carboxylase has protein sequence MFDTVLIANRGEIAVRAIRTLKRLGIRSVAVYSDPDRNAAHVRAADVAVALGGEKAADSYLRMDLLLAAARAHGAQAIYPGYGFLSESAEFAQACEDEGIAFVGPTPLQIREFGLKHRSRELAAAAGVPMTPGTGLLDSLGAALSQAERIGYPVMLKSTAGGGGIGLSRCDSEAELTAAFDSVQRMGEHFFSDGGAFIERYVDNARHVEVQIFGDGAGRVLALGERDCSVQRRNQKVIEETPAPLLPAATRQALHAAAVRLGESVNYRSAGTVEFIYDPARDSFYFLEVNTRLQVEHPVTEAVTGLDLVECMLRVAAGEALDYAAMSRAPQGASIEVRLYAEDPLRQFQPSPGVLTDVFFPEGVRVDGWVATGTEVPAFYDPMLAKLIVHADTREAAQDKLAHALAGTRLHGIATNLDYLRQIVDDARFRAGELSTRFLETFIYRPAAIEVLAAGTYTSVQDYPGRVGYWDIGVPPSGPMDDYAFRMANRIVGNAPDAAGIEATLVGPTLRFHGDAIVALTGAACAATLDGEPVPMWTPLAVRSGQVLATGRALSGCRSYLAVRNGLDVPVYLGSRSTFALGQFGGHAGRTLRVGDMLPRIRPELASNAAEPVSEPQAAPASLIPAYGNTWEIGVLYGPHGAPDFFQPEAIEAFFAADWEVHYNSNRLGVRLIGPKPAWAREDGGEAGLHPSNIHDCEYAIGSINFTGDSPVILTRDGPSLGGFVCPVTIARAELWKVGQVKPGDRIRFVRIDYQQAVALEAAQDRCVAELSAPAQAGRTVAPAAVAEPIIAALPAEGARPSVSYRQAGDGYLLLEYGDNVLDLALRMRIHLLMEALSAEPIAGVLELSPGVRSLQIRYDSRVILQGALIERLLRIETGLADVATLKVPTRVVYLPMAFEDSATLGAVQRYQETVRASAPWLPNNVDFIQRINGLASRKQVRDIVFDASYLIMGLGDVYLGAPCAVPIDPRHRLLTSKYNPARTYTAEGTVGIGGVYMCIYGMDSPGGYQLVGRTLPIWNKFLKNPVFQDGKPWLLRFFDQVRFYPVTEAELDLLREDFREGRATVRIEEEVFDFAAHQRFLAQEADSIAAFQTRQKSAFDAEVALWKSEDAAVDQDAAAPEPEAGPALKEGESLVSADMCGNIWKIPVQVGQSVSAGDTLVVVEAMKMELSVIAPASGTVVAIRCVPGKPVNAGDPLIVLAEDATCPVA, from the coding sequence GTGTTCGATACCGTTCTGATTGCCAACCGCGGCGAGATCGCCGTCCGCGCCATCCGCACCCTCAAGCGGTTGGGCATCCGCAGCGTGGCCGTTTACTCCGACCCGGACCGCAATGCCGCCCACGTGCGCGCAGCCGACGTGGCCGTGGCCCTGGGCGGCGAAAAAGCCGCCGACAGCTATCTGCGCATGGACCTGCTGCTGGCCGCCGCCCGCGCGCATGGCGCGCAGGCCATCTACCCCGGCTACGGCTTCCTGTCCGAAAGCGCCGAGTTCGCGCAGGCCTGCGAAGACGAGGGCATTGCGTTCGTCGGCCCCACGCCCTTGCAGATCCGCGAGTTCGGCCTGAAGCACCGTTCCCGAGAACTGGCGGCCGCGGCCGGCGTGCCGATGACGCCGGGCACGGGCCTGCTGGACAGCCTGGGCGCCGCGCTGTCGCAGGCCGAGCGCATCGGCTATCCGGTGATGCTCAAGAGCACGGCGGGCGGTGGCGGCATCGGCCTTTCGCGCTGCGACAGCGAGGCCGAGCTGACCGCGGCCTTCGATAGCGTGCAGCGCATGGGTGAGCACTTCTTCAGCGACGGCGGCGCCTTTATCGAGCGCTACGTCGATAACGCGCGCCACGTCGAGGTGCAGATTTTCGGCGACGGCGCCGGCCGCGTGCTGGCCCTGGGCGAGCGCGATTGTTCGGTGCAGCGCCGCAACCAGAAGGTCATCGAAGAGACGCCTGCGCCGCTGCTGCCCGCCGCCACGCGCCAGGCGCTGCACGCCGCCGCGGTGCGGCTGGGCGAGTCGGTCAACTACCGTTCCGCCGGCACCGTGGAGTTCATCTACGACCCGGCGCGAGACAGCTTCTATTTCCTGGAGGTCAATACCCGTTTGCAGGTCGAGCATCCCGTGACGGAAGCCGTCACGGGCCTGGACCTGGTGGAGTGCATGCTGCGCGTGGCCGCGGGCGAAGCGCTGGATTACGCCGCCATGTCGCGCGCGCCGCAAGGCGCGTCCATCGAGGTGCGCCTGTATGCCGAGGACCCGCTGCGCCAGTTCCAGCCTTCGCCGGGCGTATTGACCGATGTGTTCTTTCCCGAAGGCGTGCGGGTGGACGGCTGGGTCGCGACCGGCACCGAGGTGCCGGCGTTCTACGACCCCATGCTGGCCAAGCTGATCGTGCATGCCGACACGCGCGAGGCCGCGCAGGACAAGCTGGCGCACGCGCTGGCCGGCACGCGCCTGCACGGCATCGCCACCAACCTGGACTATCTGCGGCAGATCGTGGATGACGCGCGTTTTCGCGCCGGCGAGCTGTCCACGCGCTTCCTGGAGACCTTCATCTACCGGCCCGCGGCGATCGAGGTGCTGGCCGCTGGCACCTACACCAGCGTGCAGGACTACCCGGGACGGGTGGGCTACTGGGACATCGGCGTGCCGCCCTCGGGACCGATGGACGATTACGCCTTCCGCATGGCCAACCGCATCGTCGGCAATGCGCCCGACGCAGCCGGCATCGAGGCGACGCTGGTCGGCCCGACCTTGCGCTTTCACGGCGATGCCATCGTGGCGCTGACGGGCGCGGCCTGCGCCGCCACCCTGGACGGCGAACCGGTGCCCATGTGGACGCCGCTGGCCGTGCGTTCCGGCCAGGTGCTGGCGACCGGCCGCGCGCTGTCAGGTTGCCGCAGCTATCTGGCGGTGCGCAACGGCCTGGACGTGCCGGTCTATCTGGGCAGCCGTTCGACCTTCGCGCTGGGCCAGTTTGGCGGCCATGCCGGCCGCACCTTGCGCGTGGGCGACATGCTGCCACGGATCCGCCCGGAGCTGGCCAGTAATGCCGCCGAGCCTGTGTCCGAGCCCCAGGCAGCGCCCGCAAGCTTGATCCCAGCCTATGGCAACACCTGGGAGATCGGCGTGCTCTACGGCCCGCATGGCGCGCCGGATTTCTTCCAGCCCGAAGCCATCGAGGCCTTCTTCGCCGCGGACTGGGAAGTCCACTACAACTCCAACCGGCTGGGCGTGCGCCTGATCGGCCCCAAGCCCGCCTGGGCGCGGGAGGACGGCGGCGAGGCCGGCCTGCATCCGTCCAACATCCACGATTGCGAATACGCCATCGGCAGCATCAACTTCACCGGCGACAGCCCCGTGATCCTGACGCGCGACGGTCCCAGCCTGGGCGGATTCGTTTGCCCCGTCACCATCGCCCGCGCCGAACTGTGGAAGGTAGGGCAGGTCAAGCCGGGTGACCGCATCCGCTTCGTGCGCATCGACTATCAGCAGGCGGTGGCGCTGGAGGCGGCGCAGGACCGCTGCGTGGCCGAGCTGTCGGCGCCCGCGCAGGCCGGGCGGACTGTGGCGCCGGCCGCCGTGGCGGAACCCATCATCGCGGCGCTGCCGGCCGAGGGCGCACGCCCTTCGGTTTCCTACCGCCAGGCGGGCGACGGCTACCTGCTGCTGGAATATGGCGACAACGTGCTGGACCTGGCGCTGCGCATGCGCATCCATCTGCTGATGGAGGCGCTCAGCGCCGAGCCCATCGCCGGCGTGCTGGAACTGTCGCCCGGCGTGCGTTCGCTGCAGATCCGCTACGACAGCCGCGTCATCCTGCAAGGCGCGCTGATCGAGCGTCTGCTGCGGATCGAGACCGGCCTGGCCGACGTGGCCACGCTCAAGGTGCCTACCCGCGTGGTCTATCTGCCCATGGCGTTCGAGGACTCGGCCACACTGGGCGCGGTGCAGCGCTACCAGGAAACCGTGCGCGCCAGCGCGCCATGGCTGCCGAACAATGTGGATTTCATCCAGCGCATCAACGGCCTGGCCAGCCGCAAGCAGGTCCGCGACATCGTGTTCGACGCCAGCTACTTGATCATGGGCCTGGGCGACGTGTATCTGGGCGCGCCCTGCGCGGTGCCGATAGATCCGCGCCACCGCCTGTTGACGTCCAAGTACAACCCCGCCCGTACCTACACGGCCGAAGGCACCGTGGGCATAGGCGGCGTTTACATGTGCATTTACGGCATGGATTCGCCCGGCGGCTATCAACTGGTCGGACGCACCTTGCCGATCTGGAACAAGTTCCTGAAGAATCCGGTGTTCCAGGATGGCAAGCCCTGGCTGCTGCGCTTTTTCGATCAGGTGCGCTTCTATCCGGTGACCGAGGCCGAACTCGACCTGCTACGCGAGGACTTCCGCGAAGGCCGGGCCACGGTCCGCATCGAGGAAGAGGTGTTCGACTTCGCCGCGCACCAGCGCTTCCTGGCGCAAGAGGCCGACAGCATCGCCGCGTTCCAGACGCGCCAGAAGAGCGCCTTCGATGCCGAGGTCGCCTTATGGAAAAGCGAGGATGCCGCGGTGGATCAGGACGCGGCCGCGCCCGAGCCCGAAGCCGGGCCGGCATTGAAGGAAGGCGAAAGCCTGGTCAGCGCCGACATGTGCGGCAACATCTGGAAGATCCCGGTGCAGGTGGGCCAAAGCGTATCGGCCGGCGACACGCTGGTGGTGGTCGAGGCCATGAAGATGGAGCTGTCCGTCATCGCGCCCGCTTCGGGAACCGTGGTCGCGATCCGCTGCGTGCCCGGCAAACCGGTGAACGCGGGCGACCCGCTCATCGTGCTGGCCGAAGACGCGACCTGCCCCGTGGCCTGA
- a CDS encoding GntR family transcriptional regulator: protein MRLESVQAAPAIRQAPALAGSLADQVYQRLKDDLFDFRVLPGERFTEAEVAARLGVSRTPVRLGLARLEREGYVLPRPRSGWQVRPFDFERFEALYDVRVVLEQAAVERLCAREHMDEGGILGALKDVWLAPPRQRILDGRLVAQLDEAFHCSLVAAAGNPELAQIHRDVTEKIRIVRRLDFTKDFRVDATYDEHAAILRAVLARRADEAARMLRSHIGMSRAEVRKITLHMLHQAREHAGGRSLASPD from the coding sequence ATGCGCCTGGAATCCGTGCAGGCCGCGCCGGCCATCCGCCAGGCGCCGGCCCTGGCCGGCTCGCTGGCCGACCAGGTCTACCAGCGGCTGAAGGACGACCTGTTCGACTTCCGCGTGCTGCCGGGCGAGCGCTTTACCGAGGCCGAGGTGGCGGCGCGGCTGGGCGTCAGCCGCACGCCGGTGCGGTTGGGACTGGCGCGGCTGGAGCGCGAGGGCTATGTGCTGCCCCGTCCGCGCAGCGGCTGGCAGGTGCGGCCTTTCGACTTCGAACGCTTCGAGGCGCTGTACGACGTGCGCGTGGTGCTGGAGCAGGCCGCGGTGGAACGGCTGTGTGCGCGCGAGCACATGGACGAGGGCGGCATCCTGGGCGCGCTGAAGGACGTGTGGCTGGCGCCGCCGCGCCAGCGCATCCTGGACGGGCGGCTGGTGGCGCAGCTGGACGAGGCTTTTCATTGTTCGCTGGTGGCCGCCGCAGGCAATCCCGAGCTGGCGCAGATCCATCGCGACGTGACCGAGAAGATACGCATCGTGCGGCGGCTGGACTTCACCAAGGATTTCCGCGTGGACGCCACCTACGACGAGCACGCCGCCATCCTGCGCGCGGTGCTGGCGCGCCGCGCCGACGAGGCCGCGCGCATGCTGCGTTCGCATATCGGCATGAGCCGCGCCGAGGTGCGCAAGATCACGCTGCACATGCTGCACCAGGCGCGCGAGCACGCCGGCGGGCGGAGCCTTGCGTCTCCGGATTAG
- a CDS encoding anti-sigma factor family protein, with translation MNEKHLHAVPGAGTPITEADLHAYADGQLPPARRAEVEAFLAAHPQDQARVDEWREQRRLLHAMLDPVLDEPLPLRLPLARPANPWPWRALAAGVAIAAVSASAAWITRGAMDARQLQAALATAAPERIAGGYAQRAAIAHAVYAPDMGRPVEVGADNEKGLVTWLTKRMGATMRPPSLSQAGYELVGGRLLPGGAGPVALFMYGAADGQRLTLYVTREAAGGQTAFQFTQEGPVRVFYWVEGQFGYALSGAVSRDELLRVSQEVYQQLQG, from the coding sequence ATGAACGAAAAACACCTCCATGCGGTGCCCGGCGCGGGCACCCCGATTACCGAAGCCGACCTGCATGCCTATGCGGACGGCCAGTTGCCGCCGGCGCGCCGCGCCGAGGTCGAGGCCTTCCTGGCCGCGCATCCGCAGGACCAGGCCCGCGTCGACGAATGGCGCGAACAGCGGCGCCTGCTGCACGCCATGCTGGACCCGGTGCTGGACGAGCCGCTGCCGCTGCGCCTGCCCCTGGCGCGGCCCGCGAACCCCTGGCCCTGGCGGGCCCTGGCCGCCGGCGTGGCGATCGCCGCCGTCAGCGCCAGCGCCGCCTGGATCACGCGCGGCGCCATGGACGCCCGCCAGTTGCAGGCCGCGCTGGCGACCGCCGCGCCCGAGCGCATCGCGGGCGGCTATGCGCAGCGCGCCGCCATCGCCCACGCGGTCTACGCGCCCGACATGGGCCGGCCCGTGGAAGTCGGCGCCGACAACGAGAAAGGCCTGGTCACCTGGCTGACCAAGCGCATGGGCGCGACCATGCGCCCGCCGTCCCTGTCGCAGGCCGGCTATGAACTGGTGGGCGGCCGTCTGCTGCCCGGCGGCGCGGGGCCGGTGGCGCTCTTCATGTACGGCGCGGCCGACGGCCAGCGCCTGACGCTGTACGTCACCCGCGAGGCCGCCGGCGGGCAAACCGCCTTCCAGTTCACCCAGGAAGGTCCGGTGCGTGTGTTCTATTGGGTCGAAGGACAGTTCGGCTATGCGCTGTCCGGCGCAGTCAGCCGCGATGAGCTGCTGCGCGTCTCGCAGGAGGTCTACCAGCAGCTGCAGGGCTAA
- a CDS encoding RNA polymerase sigma factor: MRAEDEALILACIPSLRRYARGLTGDPHRADDLVQDTLERAWSRYSRWQRRGELRAWMFGIMHNHFIDGVRASSRRAEQTALGELPDAPVRATQTDHLEVRDLDRCLQALPAEQREVLLLICVEDLSYQETARILDVPMGTVMSRLSRAREKLGALMQARDTVSKLHRVK; encoded by the coding sequence ATGCGCGCCGAAGACGAAGCCCTGATCCTGGCCTGCATCCCCAGCCTGCGGCGTTATGCCCGCGGGCTGACGGGCGACCCCCACCGGGCCGACGACCTGGTCCAGGACACGCTGGAGCGCGCATGGAGCCGCTATTCGCGCTGGCAGCGGCGCGGCGAGCTGCGCGCCTGGATGTTCGGCATCATGCATAACCATTTCATCGACGGCGTGCGCGCCAGCAGCCGGCGGGCCGAACAGACCGCCCTGGGCGAACTGCCCGACGCTCCGGTGCGCGCCACGCAGACCGACCACCTGGAGGTGCGCGACCTGGACCGCTGCCTGCAAGCCCTGCCCGCCGAACAGCGGGAAGTGCTGTTGCTGATATGCGTGGAGGACCTGTCCTATCAGGAAACCGCCCGGATACTGGACGTGCCGATGGGCACGGTCATGTCGCGCCTGTCGCGCGCCCGCGAAAAGCTGGGCGCGCTGATGCAGGCGCGCGATACCGTCAGCAAGCTCCATCGCGTGAAATGA
- a CDS encoding COG4315 family predicted lipoprotein yields MRKHIAAALAISAAALFSAGAQAQAVKAQDGMLVNSAGMTLYTFDKDAGGKSACNDQCAKIWPPVMASADAKPMGDLTVITRDDGSKQWASKGKPLYTFAKDAKAGDKTGDNFKEIWHVAKP; encoded by the coding sequence ATGCGTAAACACATCGCCGCAGCCCTGGCCATCTCCGCCGCCGCCCTGTTTTCGGCCGGCGCCCAGGCCCAGGCCGTCAAGGCCCAGGACGGCATGCTGGTCAACAGCGCCGGCATGACGCTTTACACCTTCGACAAGGATGCCGGCGGCAAGAGCGCCTGCAACGACCAATGCGCCAAGATCTGGCCGCCGGTCATGGCCAGCGCCGACGCCAAGCCCATGGGCGACCTGACCGTCATCACCCGCGACGACGGCAGCAAGCAATGGGCCAGCAAGGGCAAGCCGCTGTACACGTTCGCCAAGGACGCCAAGGCGGGCGACAAGACCGGCGACAATTTCAAGGAAATCTGGCACGTCGCCAAGCCCTGA
- a CDS encoding GNAT family N-acetyltransferase — translation MNQTCSLALQPATEDDLPFLLTLRKTTMQEHLQRAGAPLDDDHHLARIRYRFEDARIVWLDGRPAGLFKHGRDPAGWRIVQIQIDPAFQGRGLGRRLLEGVLDEADAEGVPVTLSVLKGSPARRLYEALGFIPVEETDLEYEMRHEPGAVRPAG, via the coding sequence ATGAACCAGACCTGCTCCCTGGCGTTGCAACCCGCCACCGAAGACGACCTGCCCTTCCTGCTCACCCTGCGCAAGACCACCATGCAGGAACACCTGCAGCGCGCGGGCGCGCCGCTGGATGACGACCACCATCTGGCCCGCATCCGCTACCGCTTCGAGGATGCCCGCATCGTCTGGCTGGACGGCCGGCCCGCCGGCCTGTTCAAGCATGGCCGGGACCCGGCCGGCTGGCGCATCGTGCAGATTCAGATCGACCCCGCCTTCCAGGGCCGCGGGCTGGGCCGCCGCCTGCTGGAAGGCGTGCTGGACGAAGCCGACGCCGAAGGCGTCCCCGTCACCCTGAGCGTGCTCAAGGGCAGCCCCGCCCGGCGCCTCTATGAAGCGCTGGGCTTCATCCCCGTGGAGGAGACCGACCTGGAATATGAAATGCGTCATGAACCCGGCGCGGTCCGGCCGGCCGGCTGA
- a CDS encoding phosphotransferase: MTGASEDGIAGHDALAAYLVRAGYAGRTEEVALRRLAGGQSNPTYVVTTARGQYVLRKQPAGKLLPSAHAIDREFQVMRALERSEVPVPRMLDYCADDSLLGTPFYLMDYVQGRSFVDPALPGLEPAERSAIYAETSRVLAALHELDYVALGLENYGRPGNYYARQISRWTRQYRESRPAADLPAMESLIDWLPRNIPASDETRLVHGDFRLDNLIFHPTEPRALALLDWELSTLGHPLADLAYYCMCWRVSPQLWRGVAGSDLGALGIPTEDEAVAAYCRARGLAGVSDWGFYLAYSFFRMAAILQGVAARASSGNAAADDALSMGAKVEPLAELGWECARNGGAA, from the coding sequence GTGACGGGCGCGTCGGAAGATGGGATCGCCGGCCACGACGCGCTGGCCGCCTATCTGGTGCGCGCGGGGTACGCCGGGCGGACGGAGGAAGTGGCGCTGCGCCGTCTGGCAGGCGGCCAGTCGAATCCGACCTACGTCGTGACGACTGCCCGCGGCCAGTACGTGCTGCGCAAGCAGCCCGCCGGCAAGCTGTTGCCTTCGGCGCACGCCATCGACCGGGAGTTCCAGGTCATGCGGGCGCTGGAGCGCAGCGAGGTGCCCGTGCCGCGCATGCTGGACTATTGCGCCGACGACAGCCTGCTCGGCACGCCCTTTTACCTGATGGACTACGTGCAGGGCCGCAGCTTCGTCGACCCGGCACTGCCGGGCCTGGAGCCGGCCGAGCGCAGCGCCATCTACGCGGAAACCAGCCGCGTCCTTGCCGCCCTGCATGAGCTGGACTACGTGGCCCTGGGTCTGGAAAACTACGGCCGTCCAGGCAATTACTACGCGCGCCAGATCTCGCGCTGGACGCGGCAATACCGCGAAAGCCGGCCGGCCGCCGACCTGCCCGCCATGGAATCGCTGATCGACTGGCTGCCCCGCAACATTCCCGCCAGCGACGAAACCCGCCTGGTGCATGGCGATTTCCGGCTGGACAACCTGATCTTCCACCCCACCGAGCCCCGCGCCCTGGCCCTGCTGGACTGGGAGCTTTCCACGCTGGGACACCCGCTGGCGGACCTGGCGTATTACTGCATGTGCTGGCGCGTATCGCCGCAGCTGTGGCGCGGCGTGGCCGGATCCGATCTCGGCGCGCTGGGCATCCCCACCGAGGACGAGGCCGTGGCGGCGTATTGCCGGGCGCGCGGGCTGGCCGGCGTGTCCGATTGGGGCTTCTACCTGGCCTACAGTTTCTTCCGCATGGCCGCCATCCTGCAGGGCGTTGCCGCGCGCGCCTCGAGCGGCAACGCCGCCGCCGACGACGCACTATCCATGGGCGCCAAGGTGGAACCGTTGGCCGAGCTGGGCTGGGAGTGCGCCCGCAACGGCGGCGCGGCTTGA
- a CDS encoding acyl-CoA dehydrogenase family protein → MDFSLTPEIESYRLRIKAFVETHILPVEADPSSYDEHENIREEVLQPLRRRAQEAGLWALQMPRERGGQGLSRVGMAACYEEMNVSIFGPVVFNSAAPDDGNMMVLEKVATEAQKARWLQPIVDGKVRSSFAMTEPHPGSGSDPSMMRTTATLQDGKWRVHGKKWFITGAGVAQHFILMAKTSDDPRKGLTAFLFDADQPGWRIERRIPIMGPEEHGGHCELVFDGLEIPDENRLLGVGDGLKVTQIRLGPARLTHCMRWLGLARRSLAIARDYVATRQSFGTALAEREGVQWMLGECAMAIEVGRLLTMRAAVALDQGSYARKEVSMAKIVVSETLHKAVDTAIQLTGARGYSRDTALAWIYRYARQARLVDGASEVHKMVLARFLMDEGDDFWHWQAQEPSGAQS, encoded by the coding sequence ATGGACTTCAGCCTCACACCAGAAATCGAAAGCTACCGCCTGCGCATCAAGGCCTTTGTCGAGACGCATATCCTGCCGGTGGAGGCGGACCCGTCCTCCTACGACGAACACGAGAACATCCGCGAGGAAGTCTTGCAGCCGCTGCGCCGCCGCGCGCAAGAAGCCGGGCTGTGGGCCCTGCAGATGCCGCGCGAACGCGGCGGCCAGGGCCTGTCGCGCGTCGGCATGGCGGCCTGCTACGAAGAAATGAACGTGTCGATCTTCGGACCCGTGGTGTTCAATAGCGCGGCGCCCGACGACGGCAACATGATGGTGCTGGAGAAGGTCGCCACCGAGGCGCAGAAGGCGCGTTGGCTGCAACCCATCGTGGACGGCAAGGTGCGATCCTCGTTCGCCATGACCGAGCCGCATCCGGGCAGCGGCTCCGACCCATCGATGATGCGCACCACCGCCACCCTGCAAGACGGCAAATGGCGGGTGCATGGCAAGAAGTGGTTCATCACCGGCGCGGGCGTGGCGCAGCATTTCATCCTGATGGCCAAGACTTCGGATGATCCGCGCAAGGGCCTGACGGCCTTTCTCTTCGACGCGGACCAGCCCGGCTGGCGCATCGAACGGCGCATCCCCATCATGGGCCCGGAGGAACACGGCGGCCATTGCGAACTGGTGTTCGACGGACTGGAGATCCCCGACGAGAACCGCCTGCTCGGCGTGGGCGACGGCCTGAAGGTCACGCAGATCCGCCTGGGCCCCGCGCGGCTGACGCATTGCATGCGCTGGCTGGGGCTGGCCCGCCGGTCCCTGGCGATCGCGCGCGACTACGTGGCGACCCGGCAGAGCTTCGGCACCGCGCTGGCCGAGCGCGAAGGCGTGCAATGGATGCTGGGCGAATGCGCCATGGCGATCGAGGTCGGCCGCCTGCTGACGATGCGCGCCGCCGTCGCCCTGGACCAGGGCAGCTACGCGCGCAAGGAAGTCTCGATGGCGAAGATCGTCGTCTCCGAAACGCTGCACAAGGCGGTCGACACCGCCATCCAGCTGACCGGCGCGCGCGGCTATTCCCGCGATACCGCCCTGGCCTGGATTTACCGTTACGCGCGCCAGGCCCGGCTGGTCGATGGCGCCTCGGAAGTGCACAAGATGGTGCTGGCGCGATTCCTGATGGACGAAGGCGACGACTTCTGGCATTGGCAGGCGCAGGAACCAAGCGGGGCGCAATCGTGA
- a CDS encoding SDR family NAD(P)-dependent oxidoreductase, translating into MFEDLRNKRALVTGAFGGLGEEFARTLSAAGAHVALAGRRLQAGEQLAAELAATDRQACAIALDVTQPDSVAGLFDAASERLGGAIDILVNNAGITAARPALEHTEADWMDVIDVNLNGTWRVAQAAGRHMQAHGGGSIINIASILGLRVAQQVPAYAASKAALIQLTQALALEWARHGIRVNALAPGYIETDLNREFFASDAGQALIRRVPQRRLGQARELSAPLLLLASDASSFMTGSVLVVDGGHLVSTL; encoded by the coding sequence ATGTTCGAGGACCTACGCAACAAGCGGGCCCTGGTGACCGGCGCCTTCGGCGGACTCGGCGAGGAGTTCGCGCGCACTCTGTCCGCCGCGGGCGCGCACGTGGCCCTGGCCGGACGCAGGCTGCAGGCCGGCGAGCAGCTGGCCGCGGAACTGGCGGCCACGGACCGGCAGGCATGCGCCATCGCGCTGGACGTGACCCAGCCCGACAGCGTCGCCGGCCTGTTCGATGCCGCGTCAGAGCGCCTGGGCGGCGCCATCGACATCCTGGTCAACAACGCCGGCATTACCGCCGCCCGCCCGGCGCTGGAACACACCGAAGCCGACTGGATGGACGTGATCGACGTCAACCTCAACGGCACCTGGCGGGTGGCGCAGGCGGCCGGCCGCCATATGCAGGCGCATGGCGGCGGCAGCATCATCAACATCGCCTCCATCCTGGGGCTGCGGGTGGCCCAGCAGGTGCCCGCCTACGCCGCCTCCAAGGCCGCCCTGATCCAGCTGACGCAAGCCCTGGCGCTGGAATGGGCGCGCCACGGCATCCGCGTCAATGCGCTGGCGCCGGGCTACATCGAAACCGACCTTAACCGCGAATTCTTCGCCAGCGACGCGGGGCAGGCGCTGATCCGGCGCGTGCCGCAGCGCCGGCTCGGGCAGGCGCGGGAGCTGTCGGCTCCCCTGCTGCTGCTGGCTTCCGATGCCTCCTCGTTCATGACCGGATCGGTCCTGGTGGTGGACGGCGGGCATCTTGTTTCCACGCTTTGA
- a CDS encoding RidA family protein, translated as MAGQPLNPAGVCAPLGPYSQGVLTEGAGRWLHIAGQVGVSSEGVLAPGFEAQAHAAWRNIQAMLEAAGMHAGDLVKVVTYITDESQLPLLGPVRLAYLGEARPAATLVVVRALARPEWLIEVEASAYKPA; from the coding sequence ATGGCAGGCCAACCACTCAATCCCGCGGGCGTCTGCGCCCCGTTGGGCCCCTACAGCCAGGGCGTGCTGACCGAAGGCGCCGGGCGCTGGCTGCACATCGCCGGCCAGGTGGGAGTATCGTCCGAGGGCGTGCTCGCGCCAGGCTTCGAAGCCCAGGCCCATGCCGCCTGGCGCAACATCCAGGCCATGCTGGAGGCCGCGGGGATGCATGCCGGCGATCTGGTCAAGGTCGTGACCTACATCACGGACGAAAGCCAGCTGCCCCTGCTCGGTCCCGTCAGGCTGGCCTATCTGGGCGAGGCCCGCCCCGCCGCGACGCTGGTCGTGGTGCGGGCCCTGGCGCGGCCCGAGTGGCTGATCGAAGTGGAAGCGTCGGCGTACAAGCCTGCATGA